NNNNNNNNNNNNNNNNNNNNNNNNNNNNNNNNNNNNNNNNNNNNNNNNNNNNNNNNNNNNNNNNNNNNNNNNNNNNNNNNNNNNNNNNNNNNNNNNNNNNNNNNNNNNNNNNNNNNNNNNNNNNNNNNNNNNNNNNNNNNNNNNNNNNNNNNNNNNNNNNNNNNNNNNNNNNNNNNNNNNNNNNNNNNNNNNNNNNNNNNNNNNNNNNNNNNNNNNNNNNNNNNNNNNNNNNNNNNNNNNNNNNNNNNNNNNNNNNNNNNNNNNNNNNNNNNNNNNNNNNNNNNNNNNNNNNNNNNNNNNNNNNNNNNNNNNNNNNNNNNNNNNNNNNNNNNNNNNNNNNNNNNNNNNNNNNNNNNNNNNNNNNNNNNNNNNNNNNNNNNNNNNNNNNNNNNNNNNNNNNNNNNNNNNNNNNNNNNNNNNNNNNNNNNNNNNNNNNNNNNNNNNNNNNNNNNNNNNNNNNNNNNNNNNNNNNNNNNNNNNNNNNNNNNNNNNNNNNNNNNNNNNNNNNNNNNNNNNNNNNNNNNNNNNNNNNNNNNNNNNNNNNNNNNNNNNNNNNNNNNNNNNNNNNNNNNNNNNNNNNNNNNNNNNNNNNNNNNNNNNNNNNNNNNNNNNNNNNNNNNNNNNNNNNNNNNNNNNNNNNNNNNNNNNNNNNNNNNNNNNNNNNNNNNNNNNNNNNNNNNNNNNNNNNNNNNNNNNNNNNNNNNNNNNNNNNNNNNNNNNNNNNNNNNNNNNNNNNNNNNNNNNNNNNNNNNNNNNNNNNNNNNNNNNNNNNNNNNNNNNNNNNNNNNNNNNNNNNNNNNNNNNNNNNNNNNNNNNNNNNNNNNNNNNNNNNNNNNNNNNNNNNNNNNNNNNNNNNNNNNNNNNNCAGGCCCCATCCCTCCATATAGCCTCCCTGCAaccccccacagccccatatccccctgcagccccccacagccccctgTTGCCACAGACCCACCTTAGCCCCGGGCTCTGGGGATCGTGGGGGGCCCGGGGGACACTGGGAGcgggtggggagggaaggggaggggaggaaaggggaggggaggacaGGGGAAGGCAGTGCGGCTGGGGCCGCGCAGGGTTCTATTCCCTGTCCCGGCGCCGTTATCCCACCCATCTCCGGCGGAGCTGTCCTCAGGACCCGCTCCCTCGTGCCGCGCCTTCCGTCTCGCTGCTGCCCGGAGAGCTCCGGCGCACAGCGGCTGCAGCAGTCCGACCTGCCTGAGCAGCGCTCTGTGAGGAGAGCCGTGCCGCCTCGAGCCGGCTCCCAGCGGCCGCTCCTGCGCGCTGAGGCTCAGCCAATCGGAGCCGGCGGCGCTGCCGCTGACCAATGAGTTCCTGGACGGGGCCGTGCAGGGCCGTTGCtgggcggtgcggggcggggaggggcggcGGAGCGGCGCAGGCACCCCCCCAGCACCGGCAAAGGCGGGAAGGGGTTCCGAAACACAGCGCAAAGGCGGCAAGgcgctgccaggagcagcactaAGGCGGCAGGCTGCTCCCAAGGTGCAGCACACCCTGGCTACACCAGGTGTGCACACCCCTCTGCAAGCACATCATTGTTCCACTCTGTCCATGTGCTCCCCATGTGCTCGCACACACTCTTGCATCCCCAGCCCTTGGCGCAGCCCTGTGcccacacacacacctgtgTCACCTCTTCCTTGCACTCCCAACACGCATGCACACAACGGTACCACAACAgccttgcacacacacacaaatgcacacCCCTGTGCAACCCCACCCCTTCTTCACCCACATGCACAACCACGCGTGTGCAATCCCATCCCGTTGCACACAAATGTACTCACAGGCACATGCGCAACCTCATCCATGCTACCTGCATCCATCCATGCTACCATCCATGCAAacttccctgctgcctgctgcggGGTTGTGCTGGCGGCGGTGgggttgctttgcttttccttggcAGGCTGGGAAGGAGCTTTGCGTTAGAGGCACGTCTCGTGCCAGAGCATCCCAATGGCACGCGTGGGATCAGCAGCTCCGTCACAGAAGTGGGTGAGGCTGCACGCCGAGCCGCAgcagaggaaggggaggaggtCCCAGCGTGGCTTGGCACGCTGCTCTGCAAcactgggcagcttgttcctgGCTCAGCAGTGGCATCAGACGAGGAGCAGGGGAGAAGGAAATCTAAGGATGGGAGGGCACTATCAAACACCATTGGTGCGTCTCAGGGCAGCCTTGCCTTCCCGGGAGGAACCCAGAGCTTCCCGCCTTGTTTCTGCTGCCGTAGCATTTGCGTGCTGCAGGCTGACCATAAGCTTCTGCTGCTCGATTCTTCTTCCGGAAGAGCCACCTACCAGGTAAATGGCTGCGCGGATTCAGGATGCCACAGAAAGCATCTGTCTCCATGACAGCGTATTTACGCTTAGTCGAGAGAGCATGAGAGTCAGGTGGATGTGGCAAAGCACTGACCCGCTGGGGAGGATCTGCAGGGCCAGCTCATAGGTGGCAGCCAGCAATGGACGCTGCGGGAGGAGACAGGTGTTAGGGAGCAGCCAAGGCACGGAAGAGCTTCAAAAAGCATTGAAAAGCACCACAAAGCCACAGCCCGGAAGCTGGGGATTACAATGAGCACACACCAGGGTGCTAGACATTATTTGCTACCTACAAAACGGTAGCAGAGCTCTCGCTGCAGACATCCCAAAGCCACGCAAAATGGGAACAAACCCCGAGCTCTGCTGCACACGACCCAAAGCCACGCTGCTGCAAGCTGAAGTGCCTCgctctttcttctgttcttcccagTCCCTGTGAATGAAGACTCGGAATGCAGGCAAGGTGTCCATTGACCACGAGTGTGCCTTTATTCAGTAGAAGGCAGGAGGGCGTGAGAGAGAGGTCCAGAGCAAAGAAGGGACTCATCTTCTCTCGTCACAGAGAGACTGGCTCAGAGCTCGTGGTGCTGCCCAGTGTTTGGGACTGGCTGCCTGCTTCTATGTCCTCCTCCAAGGGGCTCGGCTTCTCCTCAGGGACGCTGACCTGCTCCTGCACGGAGGTGCTGCTGTCGGAGCACTTGGACTCTGTCTGGGGTGGGCTGCACTGCGAAGACGCTGGGTCACACTCCAGGCCAGAGTCTGGCACGTCTGGCACGCTCTGGACCACGTCTTCAGCAGAGCCGGGAGAAATGAAGGCACAAACGTGGATGAGCTCCTTGTCCCCATCACTGTTGGCAAGTGGAAGGCTGTCATCCAAAGGGCAGCGATTCATGCTCCCTGACAGCTCTCCACTGATGGCAGCACGCAGTGCATCGCTTCTCGCTCTGGCTCTTCCAGGTTGAAGAGGGCTCGATTCACCTAGGAAGGAGTAGACACACAGGGGTTAGTGTCAAACTTTCACCGTCCAAGGAGGCAATGGCTTGGTGTTGTTGTTCAAGCAGGCTTCAAacagcatgctgctgctt
Above is a window of Numida meleagris isolate 19003 breed g44 Domestic line unplaced genomic scaffold, NumMel1.0 unplaced_Scaffold645, whole genome shotgun sequence DNA encoding:
- the LOC110391932 gene encoding rho GTPase-activating protein 32-like gives rise to the protein MQLFRHHDSHHSLFSHSSKRPPRKMENSPAGCWCSCFSLRKPYSVAKRKLRRNPREPSETGVTVLAGGRGVSGTVCLANSAEWLSSMPAVEGESSPLQPGRARARSDALRAAISGELSGSMNRCPLDDSLPLANSDGDKELIHVCAFISPGSAEDVVQSVPDVPDSGLECDPASSQCSPPQTESKCSDSSTSVQEQVSVPEEKPSPLEEDIEAGSQSQTLGSTTSSEPVSL